One window of the Salvia miltiorrhiza cultivar Shanhuang (shh) chromosome 6, IMPLAD_Smil_shh, whole genome shotgun sequence genome contains the following:
- the LOC130990719 gene encoding uncharacterized protein LOC130990719, translating into MSPFRLLYGKMCHLPVEIEHKAYWAIKQINLSMSLAGETRKLQLSELEELRLEAYENAVLYKERTRRIHDAKIRKKEFWVGQRVLLFNSHFKLMAGKLRSKWSGSFVIKEIFSNGSIEVYDHNGVDTFVVNGHRLKPYHELAEVEKEKEECHLLDPMYE; encoded by the coding sequence ATGTCCCCTTTCAGGCTGCTCTATGGAAAAATGTGTCATCTACCTGTGGAGATTgaacataaggcgtactgggcaattaAACAAATAAACCTCAGTATGAGTCTAGCTGGAGAAACACGAAAGCTGCAGttgagtgagttggaagagcttcggttggaggcttacgaaAATGCTGTGCTCTATAAGGAGCGAACCAGGagaatccatgatgccaagatcaggaagaaggaattctgGGTAGGACAAAGGGTCTTACTTTTCAATTCTCATTTCAAACTGATGGCCGGGAAGCTTCGTTCAAAATGGTCAGGGTCATTTgtgatcaaagaaatctttTCAAATGGAAGCATAGAGGTGTacgatcacaatggagttgatacatTTGTGGTGAATGGGCATCGCTTGAAACCCTACCATGAACTTGCTGAAGTagagaaagagaaggaggaATGTCACCTCCTAGACCCTATGTACGAATGA